The nucleotide window AGGTCCATTAGTGCCACGGCCCAGATCGCTATATCTGCAAAGATCAGACCCAGGAATAAGATCGACGATCCTACAAGGTATGCGGGAGTAAGTAAAGTTGTAGCAATTGCTAAAACCAGCCAGGCATATCCGTCAATCTGGGCTGCAAAAGGCAGTCCTGTCACACCAAGTAGATACTTAGTAACTGATTCCAGTCCCCCGGTAAACATGAAAAACGCTGCAAAGTAAGTGAAAACGTTCCCACCTGCAATGTTTTTATCTTTAAGTTCGATAACCGCCGTGATGATTTGAGCTATAAAGCCTCCGAATTGCCAGCAGGCGAGAATCGGGAGGGCTTCGTGGGGGACCCTACCCGTTAGCAGCGCGAACAAGGTAAAGCATGCAATGGCCAGACCAATCAACCCTGCCG belongs to Bacillota bacterium and includes:
- a CDS encoding GPR1/FUN34/YaaH family transporter, which produces MSQHEHSFANPTPAGLIGLAIACFTLFALLTGRVPHEALPILACWQFGGFIAQIITAVIELKDKNIAGGNVFTYFAAFFMFTGGLESVTKYLLGVTGLPFAAQIDGYAWLVLAIATTLLTPAYLVGSSILFLGLIFADIAIWAVALMDLGIIGHHIGAPVAGWFLLFLGIIGIYLAGGVVLNTVFKKTILPLGKPLIKAG